The Solibacillus sp. FSL R7-0668 genome includes the window TTCCTATTATAGCTGAAAATGAAAAAAGCCCCGATGTAATAAGGGACTTTTGCCATTTTATTTTCTTCTTCTTGGAATCAGTGTTGGCTTGGGTGGAGTATAGGACCTTAAAAGCTGATCTCCTGTTAAAATCTCCACTGTTTTACCCATTGCTGCATAATAATTGGCTACATTTTTTATCGTTGAATCCCCAATTGCTAAACCTTGTGCCGCTAAAGTAGGCCATTCATCTGCTAAAGTTTTTAAGCCTTCCACATCCCATAAAGTCGATTGATCGGTAAACGCTGCCCAAGGTGTTTTGTTTTCAGCTGTTAACCGTAATATTTCAGCAAATGCTTGAGCCGTTTCAAAACGATTACGATTTGCTTGTGCAATATGGTTGCCTGTTTCAATAATTGTTGCTAGCGGTAAAACAAAGGTTGCCTTTTGCTGCATTTCATCCTGTATCTCTTTTTCTACTCGCTCATTATTCCACTGGTTTCCTACAGGTCCACATGTCTCTTTCCCAGGTACTTTGAGCCAGCAGCACAAAATGGACGTATCCATGACAACAACTTTACTCATTTGAGGATTCCTCCTCAGCTAAAGCTTCTTCAATCATCCCTTCACTTGATAATTTGCCAACCTTACCATATGCCATTAGCTTAGGCAATGATTGAATATCTTCTAGTAAAGATAATTTACTTTCGCCTGTCTTATTGTCACGATGAGCTACAACGATAAACGGAATCATTTCAGGCTCTAGCTCGTCTAAAAGTGCCGGGTTATGTGTTGTTACAAGCACATCAATTGCTCGGTCAGTCGAGATATTTCGAATCATATTTAAGAGAAGCTTAGACCTTGACGGATGCAGTCCATTGTCTACCTCTTCAATAATAATTTGTGTACCCGATGGACGCGTTAATAACGCTGTTAAAATCCCTAATAATCTAAGCGTTCCGTCAGACATGCCACGTGCATCCATCGTTATTTCTTTATCAATGCCCCAATCTTCCTTACAGTACAGCATAGCGTCTTGGCTGAATTCTCCAACTGCCCTTGTATACACTTCTGTAATATCTCGCTCTGGCAATTTCTTCACATATTTCGATAAAATTTGTTCTACCTGTGCTTTTTCATCTTTGGGCAATGCAGCTAATACCCCAGCAATATTTGAGGCATCATTATTTAACGTTTTAGAAAACGCGGTGTAATTTCGCATTAAACTTGGAATAGGATCTAATATAAATATCCCTTGCAAGGCCTCACATACCGCATTAACACCTTTTGAAACATCCTTCTGTATGGAAAGATTATAAAGCTGACTTAAAATAGAATGAGATCTTTTACATTCTCGCTT containing:
- a CDS encoding AAA family ATPase, coding for MLKEIHFSRWKSFEESILYIDPLTVLIGTNASGKSNALDGLEFLSRISLGKDLQSSLTGDPTLKAIRGGAEWAALTANNEFTLRALVQGEDEKTDYLYSITVSTKPYVQLKSETLTRIKERANTKVNPYQTQLIYTDETTEDSPSIIARLYNGKAGTKRECKRSHSILSQLYNLSIQKDVSKGVNAVCEALQGIFILDPIPSLMRNYTAFSKTLNNDASNIAGVLAALPKDEKAQVEQILSKYVKKLPERDITEVYTRAVGEFSQDAMLYCKEDWGIDKEITMDARGMSDGTLRLLGILTALLTRPSGTQIIIEEVDNGLHPSRSKLLLNMIRNISTDRAIDVLVTTHNPALLDELEPEMIPFIVVAHRDNKTGESKLSLLEDIQSLPKLMAYGKVGKLSSEGMIEEALAEEESSNE